Proteins from a genomic interval of Paenibacillus sp. RC334:
- a CDS encoding chemotaxis protein CheA yields MDMNQYLNMFIDESNDHLQSLNEKMLQLESSPTDLGIVQVIFRSAHTLKGMAATMGFEDLASLTHQMENVLDLVRNNKLAMQEFIFDTFFKGLDALESMVQNITEGGDGKADVSSIVASLQSIVRGDFQKSGTDAVTEAVTPKKAADSESAGLVLDQFQYSVLEQSISEGHRVHYIQVTISSESQLKAARAFMVFNTLENSGEIVKAYPSVQDIEQEKFEQNFSLYYITQKEVGELEKEIAGISEIESVSVVQLDQESLKQMSEVKAGLAESAAVQEAPVAVQQQSAASQPQSPTAASGAKPADGKAQVAKPAAPTHNRTIRVDIERLDVLMNLFSELLIDRVRLEQLASEASNPALTETVEHMSRVSSDLQNVVLKLRMVPVDTVFNRFPRMVRDLAKSLDKKLDLVITGADTEMDRTVIDEIGDPLVHLLRNSVDHGIEPVATRIAAGKPETGTVHLRAFHSGNNVFIEIEDDGSGINREKVLKSAISKGIMTEEQAAAMSDEEAHQVLFAPGFSTAEVISDVSGRGVGLDVVKSKITSLGGNVTIHSVLGKGTNFSVQLPLTLSIIAAMMIQIGSEKYAIPLSSIVETAIVKRTQIRSVHGNKMIAFRESHIPLISLSQLFEVPDFNEDEEEETEVVVIRKGDRLAALSVQDFLGQSEIVLKNLGKYLPNIQGISGATILGDGQVALIIDPNVFIK; encoded by the coding sequence ATGGACATGAACCAATATTTAAACATGTTTATTGATGAGTCGAATGATCATCTGCAATCTCTTAACGAAAAAATGCTTCAACTGGAAAGTAGTCCTACCGATCTGGGCATCGTTCAGGTGATTTTCCGGTCTGCCCATACCCTCAAAGGAATGGCTGCTACAATGGGTTTTGAAGACCTGGCATCGCTCACTCACCAAATGGAAAACGTTCTTGATCTGGTACGAAACAACAAGCTTGCGATGCAGGAATTTATATTCGATACCTTTTTTAAAGGGTTGGATGCGTTGGAGTCCATGGTACAGAACATTACAGAGGGTGGCGATGGAAAAGCGGATGTATCCTCTATTGTAGCTTCACTGCAATCCATCGTGCGTGGCGATTTCCAAAAATCTGGAACAGATGCTGTTACTGAGGCGGTTACGCCGAAAAAAGCGGCGGATAGCGAAAGCGCGGGTCTTGTGCTGGATCAATTCCAGTATTCTGTACTGGAGCAATCTATTTCTGAAGGGCATCGGGTTCACTATATACAGGTAACGATTAGCTCAGAAAGCCAGCTGAAGGCTGCACGTGCCTTTATGGTATTTAATACGCTGGAGAACTCCGGTGAAATCGTAAAAGCTTATCCGTCTGTACAGGATATTGAGCAGGAGAAATTCGAACAAAATTTCTCGTTATATTACATAACGCAGAAAGAGGTAGGAGAGCTGGAGAAGGAAATCGCTGGTATTTCCGAAATCGAATCCGTCTCCGTTGTACAGCTGGATCAGGAATCGCTTAAGCAAATGAGCGAAGTCAAGGCTGGGCTGGCAGAGTCTGCTGCGGTGCAGGAAGCCCCGGTAGCTGTACAACAACAGTCCGCTGCATCTCAGCCGCAGTCTCCAACTGCGGCCTCCGGTGCGAAGCCAGCTGATGGTAAAGCTCAAGTAGCCAAGCCTGCAGCACCTACGCACAATCGTACGATTCGTGTAGATATTGAACGCCTGGACGTATTGATGAATTTGTTCAGTGAATTGCTTATTGACCGTGTAAGGCTGGAGCAGCTGGCGAGTGAGGCTTCTAATCCGGCGCTGACTGAAACGGTAGAACATATGAGCCGCGTAAGCAGTGACCTGCAAAATGTTGTGCTTAAATTGCGGATGGTACCCGTGGACACGGTTTTCAATCGTTTCCCGCGTATGGTGCGTGATCTAGCCAAATCGCTGGATAAAAAGCTGGATTTGGTCATTACTGGCGCGGACACTGAAATGGACCGTACCGTTATCGACGAAATCGGTGATCCGTTAGTGCATTTACTGCGCAACTCTGTGGATCACGGCATTGAGCCAGTAGCGACCCGTATTGCGGCAGGCAAACCGGAGACAGGAACAGTTCATTTACGTGCTTTCCACAGTGGCAATAACGTGTTCATCGAGATTGAAGACGATGGAAGCGGCATTAATCGTGAGAAGGTACTGAAAAGTGCCATTTCCAAAGGGATTATGACGGAGGAACAAGCAGCTGCAATGAGCGATGAAGAGGCCCATCAGGTACTTTTCGCTCCGGGATTCAGTACAGCTGAGGTCATTTCGGACGTTTCAGGACGCGGCGTTGGACTCGATGTAGTTAAATCTAAAATCACTTCCCTTGGTGGTAACGTTACGATTCATTCTGTTCTGGGAAAAGGCACCAATTTTTCTGTGCAGTTGCCACTGACACTATCCATTATTGCGGCCATGATGATACAGATCGGTTCCGAAAAATATGCGATTCCGTTGTCTTCTATTGTGGAGACTGCGATCGTCAAACGGACACAAATCCGTTCTGTACACGGCAACAAAATGATCGCTTTCCGCGAATCCCATATTCCGCTTATCTCCTTGAGTCAGCTGTTTGAAGTACCAGACTTCAATGAGGATGAAGAAGAAGAGACAGAGGTTGTTGTTATCCGCAAGGGTGACCGTCTGGCAGCTCTTTCTGTTCAGGACTTTTTGGGACAAAGTGAAATTGTCCTTAAAAACCTGGGCAAATACCTTCCGAACATCCAAGGAATTTCAGGCGCCACGATTCTGGGTGACGGTCAGGTTGCTTTGATCATTGACCCTAATGTTTTCATTAAATAA
- a CDS encoding chemotaxis protein CheW — translation MGEEIKVIVFKLGEEEYGVEVEKVQSIERMVPITRVPRTYDFVKGVFNMRGVVIPVIDLRGRFGLSEAEYTDQTRIIIVAVGEMQVGFIVDSANDVIDLNTDNIETPPEVVGGVKAKYLRGVAKIGEERLLIMLNLSEVLNRSEMNQLEGLED, via the coding sequence ATGGGAGAAGAAATTAAAGTTATCGTATTTAAACTTGGTGAAGAGGAATACGGTGTCGAAGTAGAAAAAGTCCAATCCATTGAGCGCATGGTGCCGATTACACGTGTTCCAAGAACATACGATTTTGTCAAAGGCGTATTCAATATGAGAGGCGTGGTCATTCCCGTTATTGATCTGCGTGGTCGTTTTGGATTGTCTGAGGCGGAGTATACCGATCAAACCCGAATTATCATCGTTGCAGTGGGTGAGATGCAAGTCGGCTTTATCGTTGATTCGGCGAACGACGTAATCGACCTGAATACCGACAACATTGAGACACCACCAGAAGTCGTTGGCGGAGTCAAGGCTAAATATTTGCGTGGAGTCGCTAAAATCGGTGAAGAGCGCTTGCTCATCATGCTGAATTTGTCTGAGGTGCTGAATCGGAGTGAAATGAACCAACTGGAAGGCTTAGAGGATTAA
- a CDS encoding chemotaxis protein CheC yields the protein MENLENLEDFKLDVLKEVGNIGSGNAATALSRLLNKPVDMGVPKVQMLPFEEIAEKVGGNEQLVVAIFFRVEGEAPGNLFFILQPHAAKSLLSRLANIPSDDEDSFNEMEHSALSEIGNILAGSYLSSLADFTRLSMYPTVPALALDMAGAILSYGLLQFGQMGDAALLIDTTFLEGQNQIEGQFFLIPDPESFGKIFRSLGVPMNDD from the coding sequence ATGGAAAATCTTGAAAATCTCGAAGATTTCAAGTTGGATGTTTTGAAGGAAGTCGGTAACATTGGTTCGGGGAACGCTGCTACAGCGCTCTCCCGACTTCTGAATAAACCGGTTGATATGGGCGTACCTAAAGTACAAATGCTGCCTTTTGAGGAAATTGCCGAAAAGGTCGGCGGGAATGAGCAACTTGTCGTTGCTATATTTTTCAGAGTCGAGGGCGAAGCTCCAGGTAATCTCTTTTTCATATTGCAACCCCATGCGGCAAAAAGTCTGCTTTCCCGGCTTGCGAATATTCCCTCGGATGATGAGGACAGCTTTAACGAAATGGAGCATTCGGCTCTGTCTGAAATCGGGAATATTTTAGCGGGTTCATACTTGTCCTCGTTGGCCGATTTCACCCGGTTGTCCATGTATCCGACGGTTCCCGCACTAGCTTTGGATATGGCCGGGGCCATTCTCAGCTACGGATTGTTGCAGTTTGGTCAGATGGGGGATGCAGCCCTGTTGATTGACACAACGTTTCTGGAGGGGCAGAATCAGATTGAGGGTCAATTTTTCCTGATTCCGGATCCGGAATCGTTTGGTAAAATATTCAGGTCGTTAGGAGTCCCGATGAACGATGATTGA
- a CDS encoding chemotaxis protein CheD, giving the protein MIEDKSIIKVGMADLNVTSNPNSIRTTGLGSCVGLTLYDPHLKLAGMAHVMLPSSDIAREGQLNIAKYADTALPELFERMLKLGAERRRLVAKMAGGAQMFAFAGSGDTMRIGPRNVESCKEMLVDLGIPLLAEDTGGSYGRTIELDCETGVLNIRSVQKGVKEL; this is encoded by the coding sequence ATGATTGAGGATAAAAGCATCATCAAAGTGGGCATGGCAGACTTGAACGTAACCAGCAATCCAAACTCGATTCGCACGACAGGACTTGGTTCCTGCGTCGGATTGACCCTTTACGATCCTCATTTAAAACTGGCTGGTATGGCACATGTAATGCTACCGTCCTCAGACATTGCGCGTGAAGGGCAACTTAACATCGCCAAATATGCCGATACCGCGTTGCCGGAGCTATTTGAGCGGATGCTGAAATTGGGAGCCGAGCGCCGCAGACTGGTCGCCAAAATGGCAGGGGGAGCGCAAATGTTCGCCTTTGCCGGCAGCGGGGACACCATGCGAATTGGTCCGCGCAATGTGGAGTCATGCAAGGAAATGCTCGTAGATCTCGGTATTCCTCTGCTTGCGGAGGATACAGGTGGTAGTTATGGCCGAACGATTGAGCTGGACTGTGAAACTGGCGTTTTGAATATTCGAAGCGTACAAAAAGGTGTAAAGGAATTATAA
- a CDS encoding FliA/WhiG family RNA polymerase sigma factor has translation MNERKAAHLNHSELWEQWKEHGDKEAKKQLIEKYLHIVEYVSGRLAVGLPKNVSKDDLASNGVMGLIDALEKFDYERGLQFETYASWRVRGAILDGLRQGDWVPRSVREKAKKIEDAYQHLEQRYLRTVSDEEMSHYLDVSEKEFQNMIQEVAVMSIVSLEDPIREEESETRLSLLVDEKAKNPDHKVNEFTLRDALAQGIDKLTEKERIVVSLLYYEDLSLSEIAEVMSLSPSRISQLHSKAILRLRATLDKQRDLLMRKD, from the coding sequence ATGAACGAGCGAAAAGCCGCTCATTTAAACCATTCCGAACTGTGGGAGCAATGGAAAGAACACGGTGACAAGGAAGCAAAAAAGCAGCTAATTGAAAAGTACCTCCATATTGTGGAATATGTGTCGGGACGCCTTGCAGTAGGTTTGCCTAAAAATGTATCTAAGGATGACCTGGCCAGCAATGGTGTCATGGGCTTGATTGATGCTCTTGAAAAGTTTGACTATGAACGTGGTTTGCAGTTTGAGACTTATGCTTCCTGGCGCGTTCGAGGAGCGATTTTGGATGGTCTTCGCCAAGGAGATTGGGTTCCACGTTCGGTCAGGGAAAAAGCGAAAAAAATTGAGGATGCCTACCAGCATCTGGAGCAGAGATACTTACGCACGGTAAGTGACGAAGAGATGAGCCATTATTTGGACGTCTCCGAAAAAGAGTTTCAAAATATGATCCAGGAGGTCGCTGTTATGTCGATCGTTTCACTGGAGGACCCGATCCGCGAAGAAGAATCGGAGACACGACTTTCCCTTTTAGTGGATGAAAAGGCGAAAAATCCGGATCACAAGGTCAATGAATTTACACTTCGTGATGCCCTTGCACAAGGCATTGACAAATTGACTGAAAAAGAACGTATCGTTGTTTCTTTATTGTATTACGAGGATTTGTCTCTCAGTGAAATTGCTGAGGTCATGTCGCTTTCCCCTTCGCGTATTTCACAACTACATTCCAAAGCCATATTGCGGCTGAGGGCGACACTGGACAAACAGCGGGATCTGCTAATGCGTAAAGATTAA
- a CDS encoding FapA family protein: MEKQYALDQYLKVVVSPDKLSAYLEFAKREEGFSCSVEELERFLSNQKISHGLITDEIHTFVARSEDYFFTKLLIAKGTPPIHGTDGKINLAEVVTGEDARKPLETLDGRVDYKELTRLKNVKRGQLIAERIDPLPGVPGIAVTGEEIPYLPGKEARFKVGKNVVVHPEGVAMYAAIDGLVTTTEKGKLNVFPVYEVNGDVDYSVGNIDFVGTVVIRGNVLTGFRIRAAGDIRVIGGVEGAELDAEGSVDISGGIIGYHKGYVKAAQNVKCSFIQDGNVIAGGDILVSQSIMHSQIKASKNVLCGGAKGLIVGGSVQAGEKVVARTIGNTMSTATIIEVGVLPELRDELTELRARLKQQTDSQDKTNKALTILDQLAAAGQLAPERMAMRIKLTSTKKSNDNELLETKSRMLEIERTLEDTSRARVEVKNVIYGGSKIVIGRYTKFIKDSVERMAFYYHEGDISMSSSV, encoded by the coding sequence GTGGAGAAGCAATATGCTTTGGACCAGTATTTAAAAGTGGTCGTCTCACCCGATAAACTTAGCGCTTATTTGGAGTTTGCCAAACGTGAAGAAGGCTTTTCCTGTTCTGTGGAAGAATTGGAGCGTTTCCTGAGTAACCAAAAAATAAGCCATGGTTTGATTACTGATGAGATTCATACGTTTGTGGCAAGATCGGAAGATTATTTCTTCACCAAATTGCTGATTGCTAAGGGAACACCGCCGATTCATGGTACGGACGGAAAAATTAATTTGGCTGAAGTTGTGACTGGTGAAGATGCACGTAAGCCGCTCGAAACCTTGGACGGACGAGTGGACTATAAAGAATTAACCCGTTTAAAAAATGTAAAGCGTGGACAACTGATTGCCGAGCGGATTGATCCATTGCCGGGTGTACCTGGTATTGCCGTCACGGGAGAGGAAATTCCTTATCTTCCAGGCAAAGAGGCACGTTTTAAAGTAGGGAAAAACGTAGTTGTTCATCCAGAAGGCGTTGCAATGTACGCAGCTATCGACGGACTGGTGACTACGACTGAAAAGGGTAAGCTCAATGTGTTTCCCGTATATGAAGTGAACGGGGATGTGGATTATAGCGTCGGCAACATTGATTTTGTTGGAACCGTCGTCATTCGTGGTAATGTCCTGACAGGTTTTCGTATTCGGGCGGCTGGCGACATTCGTGTCATCGGCGGTGTGGAAGGTGCTGAATTGGATGCGGAAGGCTCAGTCGACATCAGTGGTGGTATTATCGGATACCATAAGGGGTATGTGAAAGCTGCACAAAATGTGAAATGCTCTTTTATACAGGATGGTAACGTGATTGCGGGGGGCGATATACTTGTATCCCAAAGCATCATGCATTCCCAGATCAAAGCCAGTAAGAATGTACTTTGCGGAGGGGCTAAAGGACTCATCGTAGGTGGTAGTGTACAAGCTGGTGAAAAGGTAGTGGCACGTACAATCGGTAATACGATGTCCACAGCCACTATAATCGAAGTAGGTGTACTGCCAGAGCTGCGCGATGAGTTGACTGAACTCCGGGCACGTTTGAAGCAACAGACAGACAGCCAGGATAAGACCAATAAGGCCCTCACCATATTGGACCAGCTTGCTGCTGCCGGACAGCTTGCCCCTGAAAGAATGGCGATGCGAATCAAGCTGACATCTACTAAAAAATCAAATGACAACGAGCTTCTGGAAACCAAATCAAGAATGCTTGAGATCGAACGAACCTTGGAAGATACTAGCCGCGCACGGGTAGAAGTCAAAAACGTTATTTACGGCGGCTCTAAAATAGTTATCGGCAGATATACAAAATTTATTAAAGATTCGGTGGAAAGAATGGCGTTTTATTATCATGAGGGTGATATCAGTATGTCCTCCTCCGTGTAA
- a CDS encoding peptidase yields the protein MIKNRSFMLGMGTGLVTGALLLQLAMIGQGQSQPSSADPKNMTREQLEEAAARLNLQISESSDPKMTEEEWRNKVIKEGNKTPVAPKKAEAAQIPSTPKTPASRTPSATAKPSASMSALQSPDKPQTKGSSVTTTPDTPKQPATPQVQYSIASGSNLRSVASGLQKAGIVSDASAFEAEAKAQKINTKIRTGTYEFAKGEDFGSIITKITKKPSN from the coding sequence GTGATCAAAAATCGTTCATTCATGCTGGGCATGGGCACCGGGCTTGTTACAGGCGCACTACTGCTGCAATTGGCGATGATCGGTCAGGGTCAATCGCAGCCGTCTTCAGCGGACCCGAAAAACATGACTCGTGAGCAATTGGAGGAGGCGGCAGCCAGACTGAATCTTCAAATCAGTGAGAGTTCTGATCCGAAGATGACAGAAGAGGAATGGCGTAACAAGGTGATCAAGGAAGGCAATAAAACACCGGTTGCCCCCAAAAAGGCAGAAGCGGCGCAAATTCCGTCGACACCAAAGACACCTGCCAGCAGAACGCCTTCGGCTACTGCTAAGCCTTCAGCAAGCATGTCTGCACTCCAAAGTCCGGATAAGCCGCAAACTAAAGGTTCGAGTGTTACGACTACTCCAGATACCCCTAAACAGCCGGCCACTCCGCAAGTGCAATATAGCATTGCATCGGGAAGCAATCTGAGGAGTGTGGCATCTGGTTTGCAGAAGGCAGGCATCGTATCGGATGCCAGTGCGTTTGAGGCTGAGGCTAAGGCTCAAAAAATCAATACCAAAATCCGTACCGGTACCTATGAGTTTGCCAAGGGTGAGGATTTTGGTTCTATCATTACTAAAATTACAAAGAAGCCGTCCAACTGA
- the rpsB gene encoding 30S ribosomal protein S2, protein MAVISMKQLLEAGVHFGHQTRRWNPKMDRYIFTERNGIYIIDLQKTVKKVEEAYNFVKSIAAENGTILFVGTKKQAQDSVKEEAARAGQFYINQRWLGGTLTNFQTIQKRIDRLKQLEAWEEDGTFAVLPKKEVIILRKEKDRLEKFLGGIKNMKGLPSALFIIDPRKERIAVAEARKLGIPIVGIVDTNCDPDEIDYVIPGNDDAIRAVKLLTGKMADAVMEANQGEETTA, encoded by the coding sequence ATGGCAGTAATCTCCATGAAACAGCTTTTGGAAGCTGGGGTTCACTTTGGTCACCAAACACGTCGCTGGAACCCGAAAATGGATCGTTATATCTTCACTGAAAGAAACGGTATTTACATCATTGACTTGCAAAAGACAGTGAAAAAGGTTGAGGAAGCTTACAACTTCGTAAAAAGCATTGCAGCTGAGAATGGTACAATTCTGTTCGTAGGCACGAAGAAACAAGCACAAGATTCCGTTAAAGAAGAAGCAGCACGCGCTGGTCAATTCTATATCAACCAACGTTGGTTGGGCGGTACGCTGACTAACTTCCAAACCATTCAAAAACGTATTGATCGTTTGAAACAACTGGAAGCTTGGGAAGAAGACGGTACATTCGCTGTACTTCCTAAAAAAGAAGTTATCATTCTCCGTAAAGAGAAAGATCGTCTTGAAAAATTCTTGGGCGGTATCAAAAACATGAAGGGCCTTCCAAGCGCTCTGTTCATCATTGATCCACGCAAAGAACGCATCGCGGTTGCTGAAGCTCGCAAATTGGGTATCCCAATCGTGGGTATCGTTGATACAAACTGCGATCCAGACGAAATTGACTATGTTATCCCAGGTAATGACGACGCGATCCGCGCTGTTAAATTGCTGACAGGTAAAATGGCTGATGCAGTTATGGAAGCAAACCAAGGCGAAGAAACTACAGCATAA
- the tsf gene encoding translation elongation factor Ts, translating into MAVNASAVKELREKTGAGMLDCKKALEEANGDLTKAVEVLREKGLAAAANKAGRIATEGVVESYIHAGGRIGVLVEVNCETDFVAKTDQFRDFVRDIAMHIAASNPRYVRREEVPQEEIEKEKEILKAQALNEGKPEKIVEKMVEGRIGKFYEEFCLLEQSFIKDPDKTISTLINEKISTIGENISLRRFVRFELGEGLEKKEDNFYEEVMSQVKQ; encoded by the coding sequence ATGGCAGTTAATGCTAGCGCGGTAAAAGAGCTTCGTGAAAAAACAGGCGCAGGAATGCTGGATTGTAAAAAAGCGCTTGAAGAAGCAAACGGTGATTTGACAAAAGCAGTTGAAGTGCTGCGTGAAAAAGGACTTGCAGCTGCAGCGAACAAAGCAGGCCGTATCGCTACTGAAGGCGTTGTTGAATCCTACATCCATGCTGGTGGCCGTATCGGCGTACTGGTAGAAGTAAACTGCGAAACAGACTTCGTAGCTAAAACAGACCAGTTCAGAGATTTTGTGCGTGACATCGCTATGCATATCGCTGCATCGAACCCTCGTTATGTTCGTCGCGAAGAAGTGCCACAGGAAGAGATCGAAAAAGAAAAAGAAATCCTGAAAGCACAAGCTTTGAACGAAGGCAAACCAGAAAAAATCGTTGAGAAAATGGTTGAAGGCCGCATCGGTAAATTCTATGAAGAGTTCTGCCTGTTGGAGCAATCTTTCATTAAAGATCCGGACAAAACAATCTCTACACTCATCAACGAGAAAATCAGTACCATTGGTGAGAACATTTCCCTGCGTCGTTTTGTTCGCTTTGAACTGGGCGAAGGTTTGGAGAAAAAAGAAGATAACTTCTACGAAGAAGTTATGTCTCAAGTGAAACAATAA
- the pyrH gene encoding UMP kinase → MEKPVFKRVVLKVSGESLSGPNGYGIDADTIASIAEQVKDVVELGVEVAIVCGGGNIWRGIAGSANGIDRATADYMGMLATVMNSLALQDALEQIKVPTRVQTSIAMQQIAEPYIRRRAIRHLEKGRVVIFAAGTGNPFFSTDTTAALRAAEIEAEVILMAKNKVDGVYSADPFKDSTAEKYEQLTYLDVLNKNLGVMDSTASSLCMDNNIPLIVFAITEQGNIKRVVLGEKIGTIVKGSVK, encoded by the coding sequence TTGGAAAAACCTGTGTTTAAGCGTGTTGTTCTGAAAGTCAGCGGAGAGTCGCTGTCAGGCCCGAACGGTTACGGTATTGATGCGGATACAATTGCGTCGATCGCTGAGCAGGTCAAGGACGTTGTCGAACTGGGAGTAGAAGTTGCTATCGTGTGCGGAGGCGGCAACATTTGGCGGGGTATTGCCGGAAGCGCCAACGGAATTGACCGGGCAACAGCCGATTACATGGGTATGCTGGCAACGGTGATGAACTCACTGGCACTGCAGGATGCTTTGGAACAAATTAAAGTTCCTACGCGTGTACAGACATCTATCGCAATGCAGCAAATTGCTGAGCCTTACATTCGTCGTAGAGCTATCCGCCATCTGGAAAAAGGCCGGGTTGTTATTTTTGCAGCAGGTACAGGGAATCCGTTCTTCTCGACCGATACTACGGCTGCCCTGCGTGCTGCCGAAATTGAGGCTGAAGTGATTCTGATGGCTAAAAATAAAGTGGACGGCGTGTATTCAGCTGATCCATTTAAAGACAGCACAGCCGAGAAGTATGAGCAACTTACGTATTTGGATGTGCTCAACAAAAATCTCGGTGTCATGGACTCCACGGCTTCCTCGCTGTGCATGGATAACAATATTCCGTTGATTGTCTTTGCTATTACAGAGCAAGGTAACATTAAACGTGTCGTGTTGGGTGAGAAAATTGGCACGATCGTCAAAGGGAGTGTAAAATAA
- the frr gene encoding ribosome recycling factor: MPQSVKKSAEERMHKAIQSLQRDLASLRAGRATPALLDRVQVEYYGAMTPVNQLANVNTPDSRTLMIQPWDKSSLADIERAIQKSDLGLTPSNDGNTIRLSIPALTEERRTDLVKLTKKNGEEAKVAIRNIRRDANDDIKKMEKTDISEDESRKYQEEIQKTTDKFIAEVDRVLAAKEKEIMEV, encoded by the coding sequence ATGCCACAATCTGTGAAAAAGAGCGCTGAAGAGCGCATGCATAAAGCAATTCAGTCGTTGCAACGTGACCTTGCATCTTTGCGCGCTGGTCGAGCGACACCAGCTCTACTGGATCGCGTTCAGGTTGAGTATTACGGTGCAATGACTCCAGTCAATCAGTTGGCTAATGTAAATACACCGGACAGCCGGACTCTAATGATTCAGCCTTGGGATAAATCCTCCCTGGCCGACATTGAGCGTGCTATCCAAAAATCCGATCTGGGTTTGACCCCTTCCAATGACGGAAACACCATTCGCCTGAGTATTCCTGCATTGACAGAAGAACGCAGAACGGATCTAGTGAAGCTGACGAAAAAGAACGGCGAAGAAGCGAAGGTCGCCATTCGTAACATTCGTCGCGATGCGAACGATGATATTAAAAAAATGGAGAAAACTGATATATCCGAGGATGAATCCCGTAAATATCAGGAAGAAATCCAGAAAACGACAGATAAATTTATCGCCGAAGTGGATAGAGTTTTGGCTGCAAAAGAAAAAGAAATTATGGAAGTATAA
- a CDS encoding isoprenyl transferase, translating into MIKRVRSWWNGEQKQQTPAISKDNIPQHVAVIMDGNGRWAKRIGMPRIVGHQNGMKAVKRTAIAADELGIKYLTLFAFSTENWSRPKDEVDFLMRLPQEFLAIELDELIEKNVQVRMMGNKEHLPSHTVDALTEATRRTENNTGLVLNFALNYGSRLEITECMQALGREIEDGKLKSGDITPELIENSLLSSGMPDPDLLIRTSGELRLSNFMLWQLAYSELWFTDIYWPEFKKEHLYEAVVEYQRRSRRYGGLK; encoded by the coding sequence ATGATCAAACGGGTTCGGTCTTGGTGGAACGGGGAACAAAAACAGCAAACACCGGCCATTTCAAAAGACAATATTCCGCAGCATGTTGCTGTTATTATGGATGGGAACGGCAGATGGGCCAAACGGATTGGAATGCCGCGTATTGTAGGGCATCAAAATGGAATGAAGGCAGTGAAGCGCACAGCGATTGCTGCGGATGAACTAGGCATTAAATATTTGACCTTATTTGCTTTTTCAACTGAAAATTGGTCGCGTCCCAAGGATGAAGTCGATTTTTTGATGCGGCTGCCGCAAGAGTTTCTGGCTATTGAGCTTGATGAGCTGATTGAAAAAAATGTACAAGTGCGTATGATGGGAAATAAGGAGCATTTGCCATCTCATACCGTTGATGCGTTGACTGAAGCGACTCGGCGAACCGAAAATAATACCGGACTTGTTCTTAATTTTGCATTAAATTATGGAAGCCGGCTGGAAATCACTGAATGTATGCAAGCGTTGGGTCGTGAAATTGAGGATGGAAAGCTTAAATCCGGAGATATTACGCCTGAACTGATTGAGAATTCTTTGCTCTCAAGTGGTATGCCGGACCCTGACCTGCTGATTCGAACAAGTGGTGAGCTAAGACTCAGCAATTTTATGCTATGGCAACTTGCTTACAGTGAGCTATGGTTTACTGATATTTATTGGCCTGAGTTTAAGAAAGAGCATTTATACGAAGCAGTAGTCGAATATCAGCGAAGATCACGGCGGTACGGCGGACTGAAGTAA